Proteins encoded by one window of Gemmatimonadota bacterium:
- a CDS encoding BatD family protein — protein MRATCSAAFRCPPAAGGVSIAVRFSKDTAWVGEQVELVTAAWFPRELRDRLRRPPTLRGPSLSGLWSVQSQSLPILVETRRARGEVYDLFVMHQTIFPFGPGRIVSPPALLSYAVPASASYFAPEERKSLTSRTATLQVRPIPAAVATLVAGGPTTRNLRLVWRGPPDGLRAGTPAQVELVANGTGNVTLWPTPSIAWPSGLRVYPERTEERTTIIAGDRGGEKRFRFTIVADSEGVVTLPAVRYPTFDPSTVSVRVVAASAFALPVFTSAGRTGDRTPLAVTGEEEIPLATQVVRTKAAMWVALVTPGVLLALWWRRRRPRAAIAVVQPIGDPERELYRLLGTPIEASSDRVVAALRHRGVPRPEAEQIRRWLAATGRRRYGPVGGAAPEPPAAVSAVLSRLRRATTLLVLCFVAAAPLVGQATDPVSRYRAGDFRGAARRFEAQTIAEPRAAGSWRDLGSARWQAGDDVGAVAAWWRALSLAPRDKVARQAWRDASTLPASMQRLVPTIPVSRDECVLLAVLGVAVSWLLGRSGRRRRAARVVLLVSLSCGALALFRWRREVAPVALVREAIALRVSPHPAAPALAQASAWALVEVEKRDGKWLLVATPEGGRGWLPEEAIAPLATLD, from the coding sequence CTTTCCGCTGCCCACCGGCGGCCGGTGGCGTGTCGATCGCCGTGCGCTTCTCGAAGGACACCGCGTGGGTGGGCGAGCAAGTCGAACTGGTGACGGCCGCGTGGTTTCCGCGCGAACTGCGCGATCGGCTCCGCCGGCCGCCGACCCTCCGAGGGCCGTCACTCAGCGGACTGTGGAGTGTGCAGTCGCAGTCCCTGCCGATCCTGGTCGAGACCCGCCGCGCGCGGGGCGAGGTCTACGATCTCTTCGTGATGCATCAGACGATCTTCCCCTTCGGCCCGGGGCGCATCGTCTCCCCGCCGGCGCTGCTCTCCTACGCGGTGCCGGCCTCGGCGTCCTACTTCGCCCCGGAAGAGCGCAAGAGCCTCACCTCGCGCACCGCGACGCTGCAGGTGCGCCCGATTCCCGCCGCCGTGGCCACTCTGGTCGCCGGTGGGCCGACGACACGGAACCTTCGCCTCGTCTGGCGCGGCCCCCCCGATGGATTGCGGGCCGGCACGCCGGCACAGGTCGAACTCGTCGCCAACGGGACCGGCAACGTCACGCTCTGGCCGACGCCCAGCATCGCCTGGCCCAGCGGTTTGCGCGTCTACCCGGAGCGGACGGAAGAGCGGACCACGATCATCGCCGGCGATCGCGGCGGCGAGAAGCGGTTCCGATTCACCATCGTTGCCGACAGCGAAGGGGTCGTGACGCTTCCGGCGGTGCGGTACCCGACGTTCGACCCCAGCACCGTCAGTGTGCGGGTCGTCGCGGCGTCGGCGTTCGCGCTGCCGGTCTTCACGAGCGCCGGTCGGACCGGCGATAGGACGCCACTCGCCGTCACCGGCGAGGAAGAAATTCCGCTGGCGACGCAGGTGGTGCGCACCAAGGCAGCGATGTGGGTCGCGTTGGTTACGCCTGGCGTGCTGCTGGCCCTCTGGTGGCGGCGACGCCGGCCTCGAGCTGCGATCGCCGTCGTCCAGCCGATCGGCGATCCGGAACGGGAGTTGTATCGATTGCTCGGCACGCCGATCGAGGCGAGTTCGGATCGTGTCGTCGCCGCACTCCGCCATCGCGGCGTGCCGCGCCCGGAGGCCGAGCAGATTCGTCGCTGGCTCGCCGCCACGGGGCGGCGACGGTACGGGCCCGTTGGGGGAGCCGCGCCGGAGCCCCCGGCTGCTGTCTCCGCGGTGCTCAGCAGGCTGCGGCGCGCGACGACGCTGTTGGTGCTTTGCTTCGTCGCTGCGGCACCGCTGGTGGGGCAGGCCACCGATCCGGTCAGTCGCTACCGCGCGGGGGACTTCCGCGGGGCAGCACGGCGCTTCGAGGCGCAGACCATTGCCGAGCCCCGGGCCGCCGGGAGCTGGCGCGACCTTGGGTCGGCCCGGTGGCAGGCTGGCGATGACGTCGGTGCGGTGGCCGCCTGGTGGCGTGCCCTCTCGCTCGCCCCACGCGACAAGGTGGCCCGACAGGCCTGGCGCGATGCGAGCACGCTGCCCGCCAGCATGCAGCGGCTCGTGCCGACGATCCCGGTGTCACGTGACGAGTGCGTCCTCCTCGCCGTGCTCGGCGTAGCGGTCTCGTGGCTGCTCGGCAGATCTGGCCGACGCCGCCGGGCGGCTCGCGTCGTCCTGCTCGTGTCGCTCAGCTGTGGCGCCCTGGCTCTCTTCCGCTGGCGTCGGGAAGTGGCACCCGTCGCGTTGGTGCGCGAGGCGATCGCCCTGCGTGTCTCGCCGCATCCGGCGGCCCCGGCGCTCGCGCAGGCCTCGGCCTGGGCGTTGGTGGAGGTGGAGAAGCGTGACGGGAAGTGGCTACTGGTGGCGACGCCGGAGGGTGGGCGTGGCTGGCTCCCCGAGGAGGCGATCGCGCCACTCGCGACGCTAGATTGA
- the mutL gene encoding DNA mismatch repair endonuclease MutL, with protein MSIGTTRRIALLPDAVANQIAAGEVVERPASVVKELVENALDAEARHVRVSVENGGKTVIEVADDGTGMSRDDALLALDRHATSKIRSPEDLVGIATFGFRGEAIPAIASVSRFALHTATTDGDGVEVTVNGGRVDQLREQPRQRGTTVTARTIFYNTPARRKFLRSAASESRAVWDTVATLALAHPDVGFELMLDGRPRLIVPAAQAREERLAAVWGAELARTLLPVSYAVGGVRVEGFTQRPADAQPTGRRTQLFVNGRPFRDHFLVRAAEAGYRSAIHPGDRPSLFLDIGVDPAEVDVNVHPAKLEVRFRDRIGVERAVEEAVRDALQALGASAQLGEAPMPGALPAPRPMGVPLADELPADLFAPLTGDAATVDAAPHHAETIGWQAPLLQLADTYLCYESPEGLVIVDQHSAHERVLYEEVLDQLQGTGMPSQRLLLPITIELTDEELDVVASHDDVLRRIGFEVEPFGGRAVAVHGVPNPHPRFDAVACFREMVADLARGRFGGWANRLERFAATYACRAAVKAGQRLDDRSMRELLMRLFACELPPHDVHGRSTIVQLPREELERRFGRR; from the coding sequence ATGAGCATCGGCACGACGCGACGCATCGCCCTCCTCCCTGACGCCGTCGCGAATCAGATCGCGGCCGGCGAGGTGGTGGAGCGCCCAGCGTCGGTGGTGAAGGAACTGGTCGAGAACGCCCTCGACGCCGAGGCGCGGCACGTCCGCGTCTCGGTCGAGAATGGGGGCAAGACCGTGATCGAAGTGGCCGACGACGGCACCGGCATGTCGCGCGACGATGCGCTGCTTGCCCTCGATCGTCATGCCACCTCGAAAATCCGTTCCCCCGAGGATCTCGTCGGGATCGCCACCTTCGGCTTCCGTGGCGAGGCGATTCCGGCGATCGCCTCCGTGAGTCGATTCGCCCTGCACACCGCCACCACCGATGGCGACGGGGTGGAGGTCACGGTCAACGGCGGTCGAGTCGACCAGCTGCGCGAGCAGCCCCGGCAGCGCGGCACCACCGTGACCGCCCGCACGATCTTCTACAACACCCCTGCGCGCCGGAAATTTCTCCGCTCCGCGGCGAGTGAATCGCGGGCGGTCTGGGATACGGTGGCGACCCTGGCCCTGGCCCATCCCGACGTCGGCTTCGAATTGATGCTCGATGGTCGGCCGCGGTTGATCGTCCCCGCCGCACAAGCGCGCGAGGAACGACTGGCGGCGGTCTGGGGCGCGGAATTGGCCCGGACGCTCCTGCCGGTCAGCTACGCCGTGGGCGGGGTGCGCGTCGAGGGGTTCACGCAGCGCCCCGCCGATGCGCAGCCCACCGGCCGACGCACGCAGCTCTTCGTCAACGGTCGACCCTTCCGCGATCATTTCCTCGTGCGTGCGGCGGAGGCGGGCTACCGCTCCGCGATCCATCCGGGCGATCGGCCCTCACTCTTCCTCGACATCGGCGTCGATCCCGCCGAAGTGGACGTCAACGTCCATCCGGCGAAGCTGGAGGTGCGCTTTCGCGACCGGATCGGCGTCGAACGCGCCGTCGAGGAAGCGGTGCGCGATGCCCTGCAGGCGTTGGGGGCGTCGGCGCAGCTCGGCGAGGCCCCGATGCCCGGTGCCTTGCCGGCCCCGCGCCCAATGGGGGTGCCCCTGGCCGACGAGCTCCCCGCCGATCTGTTCGCCCCGCTCACCGGCGACGCTGCCACGGTTGATGCGGCGCCGCACCACGCCGAGACGATCGGCTGGCAGGCGCCGTTGCTGCAGTTGGCCGATACCTATCTCTGCTACGAGTCGCCCGAGGGGTTGGTCATCGTCGATCAGCACTCGGCGCACGAACGCGTCCTGTACGAAGAGGTGCTGGATCAGTTGCAGGGGACCGGAATGCCATCGCAGCGACTGCTGCTCCCGATCACGATCGAGCTGACCGACGAGGAACTCGATGTGGTCGCCAGTCACGACGACGTGCTCCGCCGCATCGGCTTCGAGGTGGAGCCGTTCGGGGGCCGTGCCGTCGCCGTGCACGGCGTGCCCAATCCGCATCCGCGCTTTGATGCGGTGGCCTGCTTTCGTGAGATGGTGGCCGACCTGGCCCGCGGACGCTTTGGCGGCTGGGCCAACCGCCTCGAGCGCTTTGCCGCCACCTACGCCTGCCGCGCCGCGGTGAAGGCCGGGCAGCGGCTGGACGATCGCTCGATGCGCGAGCTGCTCATGCGGCTGTTCGCCTGCGAGTTGCCACCGCACGACGTGCACGGCCGCTCGACGATCGTGCAACTGCCGCGCGAAGAACTGGAGCGACGCTTTGGGCGACGCTAG
- the miaA gene encoding tRNA (adenosine(37)-N6)-dimethylallyltransferase MiaA, which yields MGDARTPILVGPTGVGKTAIALALAAHWPMEVISADSRQIYRGLDIATAKATRKERDRVPHHLVDVVRPGERYSAGRFALDAAAAVETIRAAGKLPVVVGGTGLYVRALVDGLFAEPSIDPRAREALGLAIDRMDNASLVRWAGRLDRGYRGEGGRHRAARAIEIALLTGQPLSWWQAAAKAQGVVTPWTVRLTAPRHLLHQRILARTTAMLERGLLEEVAAVLADGAPIEGPGMDGIGVREAVAVLQGRLPRDLLVSSIATATRQYAKRQETWFRHQLHGDVLVLDATRPPEQLAATIAAAWEQQSA from the coding sequence TTGGGCGACGCTAGGACGCCGATTCTCGTCGGCCCGACGGGCGTCGGCAAGACCGCCATCGCCCTGGCGCTCGCCGCCCATTGGCCCATGGAAGTGATCTCGGCCGATTCGCGACAGATCTATCGGGGTCTCGACATCGCCACGGCGAAGGCCACCCGCAAGGAACGCGATCGCGTCCCGCATCACCTGGTCGACGTGGTGCGGCCCGGGGAGCGGTACAGCGCAGGACGCTTTGCGCTCGACGCGGCCGCCGCCGTCGAGACGATCCGCGCCGCCGGCAAGCTCCCGGTCGTGGTGGGCGGCACCGGGCTGTATGTGCGGGCGTTGGTGGACGGACTCTTCGCCGAGCCGTCGATCGATCCGCGCGCTCGCGAGGCACTTGGTCTGGCGATCGACCGGATGGACAACGCCTCCCTGGTGCGCTGGGCCGGACGGCTCGATCGCGGCTATCGCGGGGAAGGGGGGCGGCATCGGGCGGCCCGGGCGATCGAGATCGCGCTCCTCACCGGGCAACCGCTGTCGTGGTGGCAGGCCGCCGCGAAGGCGCAGGGCGTCGTGACGCCGTGGACGGTGCGGCTCACCGCCCCCCGCCACCTCCTGCATCAGCGAATCCTGGCGCGCACGACGGCGATGCTGGAGCGCGGCCTGCTCGAGGAGGTCGCGGCGGTGCTGGCCGACGGCGCGCCGATCGAAGGTCCCGGGATGGATGGCATTGGCGTGCGGGAAGCCGTGGCGGTCCTGCAGGGCCGCCTGCCACGCGACCTCCTGGTCTCGTCGATTGCCACCGCGACGCGACAGTACGCCAAGCGGCAGGAAACCTGGTTTCGTCATCAACTTCACGGCGACGTCCTGGTGCTGGACGCCACCCGTCCCCCTGAGCAGCTCGCCGCGACCATTGCGGCAGCGTGGGAGCAGCAGAGCGCATGA
- the bshA gene encoding N-acetyl-alpha-D-glucosaminyl L-malate synthase BshA, whose product MKIGITCYPTYGGSGAVATELGLDLARRGHEVHFITYDSPFRLRGYVERAYFHEVDTAMSRYPLFEHYPYTLALASRQYEVALQENLDLLHVHYAIPHATTAFLAREMLRGERDLKVITTLHGTDITLVGQEASFYAITKFSIERSDRVTAVSEFLRDETYRAFGCVSCDLDVIPNFINLLEYRPEAAASRDSLAPGDERLLLHVSNFREVKRVKDVVRIFARVRKAMPATLLMVGDGPDRADAEHEARELGVAADVRFLGRLDTVAPLLAAADLFLLPSQTESFGLAALEAMACGTPVVAARTGGLPEVITDGVDGILEPAGSVEAMARRAIELLKDPVRYAKIRAAALARAATFSSDIVVPQYEALYGRVLAGR is encoded by the coding sequence ATGAAGATCGGCATCACCTGCTATCCGACCTACGGCGGTTCCGGCGCCGTGGCGACGGAACTTGGCCTCGACCTGGCCCGGCGCGGTCATGAAGTGCACTTCATCACCTACGATTCGCCGTTCCGGCTGCGCGGCTATGTCGAGCGCGCCTATTTCCACGAAGTCGACACCGCGATGAGTCGGTATCCGCTCTTCGAGCACTACCCGTACACGCTGGCGCTCGCCTCGCGGCAGTATGAAGTGGCGTTGCAGGAAAATCTCGACTTGTTGCACGTCCACTACGCGATCCCGCATGCGACCACGGCGTTCCTCGCGCGCGAGATGCTGCGCGGCGAACGTGACCTCAAGGTGATCACCACGCTCCACGGCACCGACATCACGCTGGTGGGGCAGGAGGCGTCGTTCTACGCCATCACCAAGTTCTCGATCGAGCGTTCCGATCGCGTCACGGCGGTCTCGGAGTTTCTGCGTGATGAGACCTACCGCGCGTTCGGCTGCGTCTCCTGCGACCTCGATGTCATCCCGAATTTCATCAACCTGCTGGAGTACCGCCCCGAGGCCGCGGCCTCGCGCGACTCGCTGGCACCGGGCGACGAACGCCTGCTGCTGCACGTCTCCAACTTCCGCGAAGTGAAACGGGTCAAGGACGTGGTGCGGATCTTCGCGCGGGTGCGGAAGGCGATGCCGGCGACGCTGCTCATGGTGGGTGACGGCCCCGATCGCGCCGACGCCGAGCACGAGGCGCGCGAACTCGGCGTCGCCGCCGATGTCCGGTTCCTCGGGCGCCTCGACACCGTCGCCCCGCTGCTGGCCGCCGCCGACCTCTTTCTCCTGCCGTCGCAGACCGAGTCCTTCGGCCTCGCCGCGCTCGAGGCGATGGCGTGCGGCACCCCGGTCGTGGCCGCACGCACTGGCGGCCTCCCCGAGGTGATCACCGATGGCGTCGACGGCATCCTCGAGCCGGCCGGCTCGGTCGAGGCGATGGCCCGGCGCGCCATCGAGCTGCTCAAGGATCCGGTGCGCTACGCCAAGATTCGCGCGGCGGCCCTCGCCCGCGCCGCGACCTTCTCGTCGGACATCGTGGTGCCGCAGTACGAGGCACTCTACGGTCGCGTGCTGGCGGGTCGATGA
- a CDS encoding undecaprenyl-diphosphate phosphatase, with amino-acid sequence MTLGPLLIALILGLVEGITEFLPVSSTGHLIVVGDLLHFTGERAATFEVVIQVGAILAVIWHYRATLLSLVTRMMRVGPERNLVGKLLLGFIPAAVAGVLLIHWIKANLFSTTVVAWALVVGGVVMLLLEWRRPTVTAPTLAEVTPRQALGIGFAQVLAIIPGTSRAATTILGGYAFGLSRAAATEFSFLLAIPTIIGAATLDLAKSWQLFTMADAPMFAVGLVVSFVSALVVIRGFLRYVERHSFTVFAWYRIVFGLGLLFVLARRGG; translated from the coding sequence ATGACCCTCGGCCCGCTGCTGATCGCCCTGATCCTCGGCCTCGTCGAGGGGATCACCGAGTTCCTGCCGGTGTCCTCGACCGGGCACCTCATTGTCGTCGGTGACCTGTTGCACTTCACTGGCGAACGGGCCGCCACGTTTGAAGTCGTGATCCAGGTCGGTGCCATCCTCGCCGTCATCTGGCACTATCGCGCCACCTTGCTCTCCCTCGTCACACGGATGATGCGCGTCGGGCCGGAACGCAACCTGGTGGGGAAGCTGCTCCTCGGCTTCATCCCGGCCGCGGTGGCCGGAGTGCTCCTCATCCACTGGATCAAGGCGAATCTCTTCTCGACGACGGTCGTGGCGTGGGCGCTCGTCGTGGGCGGCGTCGTGATGTTGCTGTTGGAATGGCGACGGCCGACGGTGACGGCGCCGACGCTCGCCGAGGTGACGCCGCGTCAGGCGCTGGGGATCGGCTTCGCCCAGGTGTTGGCGATCATCCCCGGCACGTCGCGCGCCGCGACCACCATCCTCGGCGGCTACGCCTTCGGCCTCTCGCGCGCCGCGGCCACCGAGTTCTCGTTCCTCCTGGCGATTCCGACCATCATCGGCGCGGCGACCCTCGACCTCGCCAAGAGCTGGCAGCTCTTCACGATGGCCGACGCGCCGATGTTCGCCGTGGGACTGGTGGTGTCATTCGTCTCGGCGTTGGTGGTGATCCGCGGATTCCTCCGCTACGTCGAGCGGCACAGCTTCACGGTCTTCGCCTGGTATCGGATCGTCTTCGGCCTGGGGTTGCTGTTCGTCCTCGCGCGCCGCGGCGGGTGA
- a CDS encoding biotin--[acetyl-CoA-carboxylase] ligase, protein MLTRLASVDSTMELAHAAALAGAPHGSAFVAERQHVGRGSRGRPWESQRGGLWLSVIARPARADAFAALSLRVGLAIAEAIEATWPAMPTLQVKWPNDLQAEGRKVAGVLCEASWSGAECRWVVVGVGVNVCNPLPATLSGQAARCDEWVPGAEPDELLERVLPAVTRVSGYAGPLTDPELAAFLRRDALAGRRARAPVAGVVIGIAADGSLLVRDPGGQARPVLAGLVLDPA, encoded by the coding sequence ATGCTGACACGTCTTGCCTCCGTCGACAGCACGATGGAACTGGCCCACGCCGCGGCGCTCGCCGGAGCGCCGCACGGCTCGGCCTTCGTCGCGGAGCGCCAGCATGTGGGCCGGGGATCGCGCGGCCGCCCCTGGGAATCCCAGCGCGGCGGCCTGTGGCTCTCCGTCATCGCCCGTCCAGCGCGGGCCGACGCCTTCGCCGCCCTGTCGCTTCGGGTGGGGCTCGCCATCGCCGAGGCGATCGAGGCCACCTGGCCCGCGATGCCGACCCTGCAGGTCAAATGGCCCAACGATCTGCAGGCCGAGGGTCGCAAAGTGGCTGGCGTCCTCTGTGAGGCGTCGTGGTCCGGCGCCGAGTGCCGCTGGGTCGTCGTCGGAGTCGGCGTGAACGTCTGCAATCCGCTGCCAGCGACGCTGAGTGGGCAGGCCGCCCGATGCGACGAGTGGGTGCCAGGCGCCGAACCGGACGAGTTGCTCGAACGCGTGCTCCCGGCGGTGACCCGGGTGTCGGGTTACGCCGGTCCGCTGACGGATCCGGAGTTGGCGGCCTTCCTCCGGCGCGACGCGCTGGCCGGCCGCCGCGCGCGCGCGCCGGTCGCCGGGGTGGTGATCGGCATCGCCGCCGATGGTTCCTTGCTGGTCCGCGATCCGGGAGGGCAGGCCCGTCCTGTCCTCGCCGGGCTGGTCCTCGATCCCGCCTGA
- a CDS encoding type III pantothenate kinase: protein MLLALDIGNTEVTVGLFGGRTLLGQWRLTTVADRTPDEWAMALDACLRRTGHSPADVSAACLASVAPAVTSPLVTAIAATYTPRIGLVEARANLPVILDVDEPLAVGPDRIANVLAALDRHPGDSIVVDFGTATTFDCVTADRRFIGGSIMPGLRTSAEQLVRKAAKLTATELVPPTRAIGRRTDEHIRGGVLFGTADAVDGMIRRIRAEWPTTATPQVIATGGLAALVAPLTTSIGRVEPDLTLHGILVAADALGLLA from the coding sequence ATGCTGCTTGCCCTCGATATCGGCAACACGGAAGTCACCGTCGGCCTCTTCGGTGGTCGAACCCTGCTCGGGCAGTGGCGACTGACCACTGTCGCCGACCGGACACCCGATGAGTGGGCGATGGCACTCGATGCCTGTCTTCGACGCACCGGACACAGTCCGGCCGACGTCAGCGCGGCCTGCCTCGCCTCGGTGGCGCCGGCGGTGACCTCGCCGCTCGTCACCGCCATCGCCGCCACCTACACGCCGCGCATCGGCCTGGTCGAGGCGAGGGCCAATCTTCCCGTGATCCTCGACGTCGATGAACCGCTCGCCGTCGGCCCGGACCGCATCGCCAACGTCCTGGCCGCATTGGACCGCCATCCCGGTGACAGCATCGTCGTCGATTTCGGCACCGCCACCACCTTCGACTGTGTCACCGCCGATCGCCGTTTCATCGGCGGGTCGATCATGCCGGGGCTGCGCACCTCGGCGGAGCAGTTGGTGCGGAAGGCGGCGAAGTTGACCGCCACCGAGCTCGTTCCGCCAACTCGCGCGATTGGCCGGCGGACCGACGAACACATCCGCGGCGGTGTCCTCTTCGGAACGGCGGATGCGGTCGACGGGATGATCCGGCGGATCCGGGCCGAGTGGCCGACGACGGCGACGCCGCAGGTGATCGCGACCGGCGGCCTGGCCGCGCTGGTGGCGCCACTCACGACCTCGATCGGTCGTGTGGAACCCGACCTGACGCTGCACGGCATTCTGGTCGCGGCCGATGCCCTCGGACTGCTTGCGTGA
- a CDS encoding UbiA prenyltransferase family protein, with product MSAAAPRAMSGGDSLTATPARRVAGRVLGPLLPYVLHLRPAEWPIMAAHTALGWFLATGFTAPDRLATIGLLAWVVALNGGTLALNSAFDRDDDDVAYLRQPPPVPAGLAVVAMALMLAGALATWAAPTGFRWAYLACLIMSVLYSVPPIRLKAVGGVDWLINLIGFGTISPYAGWALSGRPLTPAASIIFVAFGALFAAFYPLTQLYQMDVDRERGDRTLALRLGVGRSLVVALLGVGITFGMLAGAAWASGWGGREGWLRWGLLGLAGAAWIVVLGPWYLRGRGWSTTEHQRGMYHALAAWALTDIAVLVAWAV from the coding sequence GTGAGTGCGGCCGCGCCTCGCGCGATGTCGGGCGGCGACTCGCTGACGGCCACCCCGGCGCGGCGCGTTGCCGGGCGGGTGCTCGGACCGCTGCTGCCGTATGTGCTGCACCTGCGACCGGCCGAGTGGCCGATCATGGCGGCGCACACTGCCCTCGGCTGGTTTCTCGCCACCGGCTTCACGGCGCCGGATCGCCTCGCGACCATCGGCCTGCTGGCCTGGGTCGTCGCGCTCAACGGCGGCACCCTGGCCCTCAATTCCGCCTTCGATCGCGACGACGACGACGTCGCCTATCTGCGGCAGCCGCCGCCGGTCCCTGCCGGGCTCGCCGTGGTCGCGATGGCGCTCATGCTGGCCGGCGCCCTCGCCACCTGGGCTGCCCCGACGGGATTCCGGTGGGCCTACCTGGCCTGCCTGATCATGTCCGTCCTCTACTCGGTGCCGCCGATCCGTTTGAAGGCAGTGGGTGGGGTGGACTGGCTCATCAACCTGATCGGCTTCGGCACCATCTCCCCCTATGCCGGATGGGCGTTGTCCGGCCGTCCGCTGACCCCGGCGGCCTCGATCATCTTCGTCGCCTTCGGGGCGCTCTTCGCCGCGTTCTATCCGCTTACCCAGCTCTACCAGATGGATGTCGACCGGGAACGGGGCGATCGGACGCTGGCCCTTCGGCTCGGCGTCGGCCGGTCACTCGTGGTCGCGCTCCTCGGGGTGGGGATCACCTTCGGGATGCTCGCAGGGGCTGCCTGGGCCTCCGGGTGGGGCGGACGCGAGGGATGGCTCCGCTGGGGGCTCCTGGGGCTGGCGGGGGCCGCATGGATCGTCGTGCTCGGTCCGTGGTATCTCAGGGGGCGGGGTTGGAGCACCACGGAGCACCAGCGCGGCATGTACCACGCCCTCGCGGCGTGGGCACTGACCGACATCGCCGTCCTGGTGGCGTGGGCGGTGTGA
- a CDS encoding C40 family peptidase: MAIRTDLDALLPGDILTFAEKGDQVTHVGLYVGEGRFIHSASKGVRLSRLAEDDPDGRWWLKRWMGVRRIVE; encoded by the coding sequence ATCGCCATCCGGACCGACCTCGACGCTCTCCTCCCCGGCGACATCCTGACCTTCGCCGAGAAGGGCGACCAGGTCACCCACGTCGGCCTCTACGTCGGGGAAGGGCGCTTCATCCATTCCGCCTCCAAGGGGGTCCGGCTCTCGCGCCTGGCCGAGGACGATCCCGACGGACGGTGGTGGCTGAAGCGGTGGATGGGGGTGCGGCGGATCGTCGAGTAG
- a CDS encoding co-chaperone GroES, with protein MAKSKLAITPLEDRVVIKPTEEAETMRGGLYIPDTAKEKPTQGEIIAVGPGRYEKGERVPVDLKVGDTVLYGKYSGTPFTIDGAEVMILKASDVLAKLG; from the coding sequence ATGGCGAAGAGCAAGCTTGCGATTACCCCGCTCGAAGATCGAGTGGTGATCAAGCCGACCGAAGAGGCGGAGACGATGCGTGGCGGGCTGTACATCCCCGACACGGCCAAGGAAAAGCCGACCCAGGGCGAGATCATCGCCGTCGGGCCGGGGCGTTATGAGAAGGGCGAGCGCGTGCCGGTCGACCTCAAGGTCGGCGACACGGTGCTGTACGGGAAGTACAGCGGCACCCCGTTCACCATCGACGGGGCCGAGGTGATGATCCTCAAGGCCTCGGACGTCCTCGCGAAGCTCGGCTGA